A section of the Verrucomicrobium sp. GAS474 genome encodes:
- a CDS encoding HlyD family secretion protein has protein sequence MKALWNTWKAKAELFWSRLDEPQRRRCRTGAVVALAALSLWVLWNHYMLSPWTRDGRVRAEVVKVAPEVSGTVAEVRVADNQFVHKGDVLFVVDPARFQLALAQAEAAVALREADFKTKDSQARRRVELSQAQAKAISQDEMQTYQALADMASAAYDQAVADRGVARLNMERSVLVSPVNGYVTNLTLRPGDFAPAGAPQLSIVDSDSFYVVGYFEETKLRRIRDRARVAIHLMQGGPGLDGHVEGVSRGITDLNAAPASEGLANVNPVFTWVRLAQRIPVRIAIDRVPEGVRIVSGLTCTLTVDEWRRPLPPSPPPADEGGK, from the coding sequence ATGAAAGCACTCTGGAATACGTGGAAGGCCAAGGCGGAGCTTTTCTGGAGCCGCCTCGACGAGCCGCAACGCCGCCGCTGCCGGACGGGGGCCGTCGTCGCCCTCGCCGCGCTCTCCCTCTGGGTGTTGTGGAACCATTACATGCTCTCCCCGTGGACCCGCGACGGGCGGGTCCGGGCCGAGGTGGTGAAGGTCGCCCCCGAGGTCTCCGGCACCGTCGCCGAGGTCCGGGTCGCCGACAATCAGTTCGTCCACAAGGGCGACGTCCTCTTCGTCGTCGATCCCGCCCGCTTCCAGCTCGCGCTGGCCCAGGCCGAGGCGGCGGTGGCGCTCCGCGAGGCCGACTTCAAGACGAAGGATTCCCAGGCCCGCCGCCGCGTCGAGCTCTCCCAGGCCCAGGCGAAGGCGATCTCCCAGGACGAGATGCAGACCTACCAGGCCCTCGCCGACATGGCCTCCGCCGCCTACGACCAGGCGGTCGCCGACCGGGGCGTCGCTCGGCTCAACATGGAGCGTTCCGTCCTTGTCTCCCCCGTCAACGGCTACGTGACGAACCTCACCCTCCGCCCGGGCGACTTCGCCCCGGCGGGCGCGCCGCAGCTCTCGATCGTCGACAGCGATTCCTTCTACGTCGTCGGCTACTTCGAGGAAACGAAGCTCCGCCGCATCCGGGACCGCGCCCGGGTCGCGATCCATCTCATGCAGGGCGGCCCCGGCCTCGACGGCCACGTGGAAGGCGTCAGCCGGGGCATCACCGACCTCAACGCCGCCCCCGCCTCCGAGGGCCTCGCCAACGTGAACCCGGTCTTCACCTGGGTCCGCCTCGCCCAGCGCATCCCGGTGCGGATCGCGATCGACCGCGTCCCCGAGGGGGTCCGCATCGTCTCGGGCCTCACCTGCACGCTGACGGTCGACGAATGGCGGCGGCCCCTTCCTCCTTCCCCGCCCCCGGCGGACGAAGGCGGGAAGTAG
- a CDS encoding response regulator, with translation MSLTILIVENQDADAKLIRSVFERGGYTVLRARSAEEALALAVEKQPDVIVTDLDLPGMDGVTMTQMLHRKPETRTIPVIAVTAYPDYFPDTRASKTCFASYVVKPINTRSLAQTVASVCGK, from the coding sequence ATGAGCCTCACCATCCTCATCGTCGAGAACCAGGACGCCGACGCGAAGCTGATCCGTTCGGTCTTCGAGCGCGGCGGCTACACCGTCCTCCGCGCCCGGAGCGCCGAGGAGGCCCTCGCGCTGGCCGTGGAGAAGCAACCCGACGTGATCGTGACCGACCTCGACCTGCCCGGGATGGACGGCGTGACGATGACCCAGATGCTTCACCGGAAACCGGAGACCCGGACGATCCCCGTCATCGCCGTCACCGCCTACCCCGATTACTTCCCCGACACCCGGGCAAGCAAAACGTGCTTCGCCTCCTACGTGGTAAAACCGATTAACACCCGCTCCCTAGCCCAAACCGTCGCCTCAGTCTGCGGAAAGTGA
- the amrB gene encoding AmmeMemoRadiSam system protein B: MSTSQRNPLLLSARCAGVCYPRQADACLEYFRSFFAHPGGEEGLAPWEPDAEASLPAPRLIVTPHIDFRVSGRAYGHAFAPWVRRPAEADCYVIVGVGHRAGLPWSLDGRDYATPLGTIPTAVPELLGIVAHTQQSGPPLPLGEAAAHVGEHSIEFPLVLLQALRKLRGIDRPFSFIPVLCGGMFPEVAAGLPPAPGSSADRLADALRHLLGTLGPGRKVQVIVSIDGCHIGPRFDHAYRVGPGRLRACAAWEEELWQTVEQGDLAAFFAHLGKDRNARYFDGVGALTLMMKVFGPGLRLRRTHYEQWHTEADASAVTFTSGWAE; encoded by the coding sequence GTGAGCACTTCCCAGCGCAATCCCCTCCTCCTTTCCGCGCGATGTGCCGGGGTCTGTTATCCGCGCCAGGCCGACGCGTGTCTTGAATATTTCCGCTCCTTCTTCGCCCATCCCGGCGGCGAGGAGGGCCTGGCACCGTGGGAGCCCGACGCGGAGGCCTCCCTCCCCGCGCCCCGGCTGATCGTCACCCCCCATATCGATTTCCGCGTCAGCGGGCGGGCCTACGGCCATGCCTTCGCGCCGTGGGTGCGGCGGCCCGCCGAGGCCGATTGCTACGTGATCGTCGGCGTCGGCCACCGGGCGGGGCTGCCGTGGAGCCTCGACGGGCGCGACTACGCGACGCCCCTCGGCACGATCCCGACGGCGGTCCCGGAACTCCTCGGGATCGTCGCCCACACCCAGCAGTCGGGGCCGCCCCTGCCGCTCGGCGAGGCGGCGGCCCACGTCGGCGAGCATTCGATCGAGTTCCCCCTCGTCCTCCTCCAGGCGCTGCGGAAGCTGCGCGGGATCGACCGTCCCTTCTCGTTCATCCCGGTCCTCTGCGGGGGGATGTTTCCCGAGGTCGCGGCGGGGCTCCCCCCGGCTCCCGGCTCCTCCGCCGACCGGCTGGCCGACGCGCTCCGCCACCTCCTCGGAACTCTCGGGCCGGGGCGGAAGGTCCAGGTGATCGTCAGCATCGACGGCTGCCACATCGGCCCCCGTTTCGACCACGCCTACCGCGTCGGCCCCGGGCGGCTCCGCGCCTGCGCGGCGTGGGAGGAGGAGCTGTGGCAGACGGTGGAGCAGGGCGACCTGGCCGCCTTCTTCGCCCACCTGGGGAAGGACCGGAACGCCCGTTACTTCGACGGCGTCGGGGCGCTGACGCTGATGATGAAAGTCTTCGGCCCCGGCCTCCGGCTCCGGCGGACCCATTACGAGCAGTGGCACACCGAGGCCGACGCCTCGGCGGTCACCTTCACGAGCGGCTGGGCGGAGTGA
- a CDS encoding FUSC family protein, producing the protein MPPGRPAFLFQPIPGAYGFAARTALSAVGALYAAYALQLESPYWAATTALIVANPVYGQIVSKSLYRLAGTVVGGAVSVALAGLFAQTPELFLLALALWVGLCLGVASLLRNFASYGAILAGYSTAIIALAVVPQSPLQTFDIAMARGAAIFVGIASAALVAGLLKPGGASRNMELRVRWLFGEAAALLGELREGDVMTGLKPRRRSLAGEVLKLDSLVTFAASESERVRNQREELFGVAAALLHAVTGLGGVLFSLHHLRQLPAGEQAAASARATTALEEAEAAALDLAHFAEGGPLPDYGPARERLVALAFRAREEGATPALPIFIHRLRETLEALQTAAEAWADWRSGRAIDPALRAGLDFHRDLPGAIRTGVYGMAAVLLSGGFWIATAWSSGATMVTMTIIACCLAWVQKTPEAFVRAFFIGTLIAVPICGLLLFGLMAKVEGFVPLAVILGLPVAVGALAMSSTAPTVAGIGTIFLTLIMTLTAPRNPMSYDFGGFLENAFATAAGILFAWVCALLLRSPDPRRRAGRCIRNVCGEVEALASARNRDLPSRAVWESRTYHRLLESMPHLETREEETRVLDSAFAALQIGASVIDLRHLAAAGAEEEAAPRWREAIDGALDRLRHLGTDAGEAAEGARRVAAFLLEGLPPAENGSREKLFRVRTAASLEGIWLLLADQEEVFHRVRQEAMTGVRS; encoded by the coding sequence ATGCCCCCGGGCCGGCCCGCCTTCCTCTTCCAACCCATCCCCGGAGCCTACGGCTTCGCCGCGCGGACCGCATTGTCCGCCGTCGGCGCGCTCTACGCGGCCTACGCCCTCCAGTTGGAGAGCCCCTATTGGGCGGCGACGACGGCGTTGATCGTCGCCAATCCGGTCTACGGCCAGATCGTCTCGAAGAGTCTCTACCGCCTCGCCGGGACGGTGGTCGGCGGGGCCGTCTCGGTGGCGTTGGCGGGGCTCTTCGCCCAGACGCCGGAGCTCTTCCTCCTCGCCCTCGCCCTCTGGGTCGGCCTCTGCCTCGGGGTCGCCAGCCTCCTGCGGAACTTCGCCTCCTACGGCGCGATCCTGGCCGGGTACAGCACGGCGATCATCGCCCTCGCCGTCGTCCCGCAGAGCCCCCTCCAGACGTTCGACATCGCGATGGCCCGCGGGGCGGCGATCTTCGTCGGGATCGCCTCGGCGGCGCTCGTCGCGGGCCTCCTCAAGCCGGGCGGGGCCTCGCGGAACATGGAGCTCCGCGTCCGCTGGCTCTTCGGCGAGGCGGCGGCGCTCCTCGGGGAACTCCGCGAGGGCGACGTGATGACGGGGCTCAAGCCCCGCCGCCGGAGCCTCGCCGGGGAGGTGCTGAAGCTCGACTCGCTCGTCACCTTCGCCGCCTCGGAATCGGAGCGGGTGCGGAACCAGAGGGAAGAGCTCTTCGGCGTCGCCGCCGCCCTCCTCCACGCGGTGACCGGCCTCGGCGGCGTCCTCTTTTCCCTCCACCACCTCCGCCAGCTTCCGGCCGGGGAGCAGGCCGCCGCCTCGGCGCGGGCGACGACGGCGCTGGAGGAGGCCGAGGCGGCGGCGCTCGACCTCGCCCACTTCGCCGAGGGCGGGCCGCTCCCCGATTACGGCCCGGCGCGGGAGCGCCTCGTCGCCCTCGCCTTCCGGGCGCGCGAGGAGGGGGCGACGCCCGCCCTTCCGATCTTCATCCACCGGCTGCGGGAGACCCTGGAAGCGCTCCAGACCGCCGCCGAGGCCTGGGCCGACTGGCGCTCCGGCCGGGCCATCGATCCGGCGCTCCGAGCCGGGCTCGACTTCCACCGGGACCTCCCCGGAGCGATCCGCACCGGCGTCTACGGCATGGCGGCGGTCCTCCTCTCCGGCGGTTTCTGGATCGCGACGGCGTGGTCGTCGGGCGCGACGATGGTGACGATGACCATCATCGCCTGCTGCCTCGCCTGGGTCCAGAAGACGCCCGAGGCCTTCGTCCGCGCCTTCTTCATCGGGACGCTGATCGCGGTGCCGATCTGCGGCCTCCTCCTCTTCGGCCTGATGGCGAAGGTCGAGGGCTTCGTCCCCCTCGCCGTGATCCTGGGGCTCCCCGTCGCCGTCGGGGCGCTCGCGATGAGCTCGACCGCGCCGACCGTCGCCGGGATCGGGACGATCTTCCTGACGCTGATCATGACGCTGACCGCGCCGCGCAACCCGATGAGCTACGACTTCGGCGGCTTCCTGGAGAACGCCTTCGCGACGGCGGCGGGCATCCTCTTCGCCTGGGTCTGCGCCCTCCTCCTCCGCAGCCCCGATCCGCGCCGCCGCGCGGGCCGCTGCATCCGCAACGTCTGCGGAGAGGTCGAGGCCCTCGCCTCGGCCCGGAATCGGGACCTCCCCTCGCGGGCCGTCTGGGAAAGCCGGACCTACCACCGCCTCCTCGAGTCGATGCCCCACCTGGAGACCCGGGAGGAGGAGACCCGCGTCCTCGACAGCGCCTTCGCCGCCCTTCAGATCGGGGCCTCGGTGATCGACCTCCGCCATCTTGCGGCAGCGGGAGCGGAGGAAGAGGCGGCGCCGCGCTGGCGGGAGGCGATCGACGGGGCCCTCGACCGTCTCCGCCATCTCGGCACCGATGCCGGGGAGGCGGCGGAGGGGGCGCGCCGCGTCGCCGCGTTCCTGCTGGAGGGGCTCCCCCCGGCGGAGAACGGGAGCCGGGAGAAACTCTTCCGCGTCCGCACCGCGGCCTCCCTGGAGGGGATCTGGCTCCTGCTGGCCGACCAGGAGGAAGTCTTCCATCGGGTGCGGCAAGAGGCTATGACGGGAGTCCGGTCATGA
- a CDS encoding DUF1656 domain-containing protein, which yields MMKEWNIGGVFLAPIVGYLVAAIALYLGTRSLFLRDIERRVWHPSLFKLSVFIILLTVIVLLF from the coding sequence ATGATGAAAGAATGGAACATCGGCGGCGTCTTCCTCGCCCCCATCGTCGGCTACCTCGTGGCGGCGATCGCCCTCTACCTCGGGACCCGCTCCCTTTTCCTGCGCGACATCGAGCGCCGGGTCTGGCATCCCTCGCTCTTCAAGCTCTCCGTCTTCATCATCCTCCTCACCGTCATCGTCCTTCTTTTTTAA
- a CDS encoding ATP-binding protein: MKPIPSSLSTWLPSARMARLREEAKRWIPFGGGVASLVIGLFFLAAWHASGEGIFHRFPLAPMKYNTALCLGFCGAALAFLGLRRDGRPAPWVGWLGWLVVGIGALSALEYLLGRDFGIDRAVFDAPDLPGELFPDRMSLLTAVCFVLLGAALGLCGRPISSLSPRRYATVGILSCIVGVVVSMSLVGYLFGIKPTTGWGVYARMSGYATLALFLCSGGLLVWAGRGARRIGHDFIRWLPATGSLTLMAMIALICATGFAQLQDSFKIRRHSNEVLTVAQTFRADIFDIQRGMRGYALTGQPALQEIYLQGAEHAEEHLGKLTLLVGDNPGQLQRLAPIPGELAEMIAYAKRMIAVRDREGISGIVRLESDGVGFHAINRFLADMKLFTDEENRLLVERRTEGEGHFQQTVHLLLFGCAMAAALLVLAHALTDREARRRRQTEDALRTVSERFALAADASQTGVWDLDLRTRRVMWDRRMFAIYGCPEREGMPLDRDEWASRVVPEDLDATMAGMRRVIEEKGRGDTEFRIRLPDGTVRHIYMAEAVRLDAAGNVTNLIGVNIDVTERKRMELALHEKNVELENAAAAKNRFLANMSHELRTPLNCIIGFSELLVDGLPGEVNEEQREYLGDILTSSNHLLQLINDVLDLAKVESGKIDLAPETFSLPEAIERVRSVVYPIVRKKRIELTSSIAPGLDKVTLDPRKFRQVLYNLLSNAVKFTPADGCVDIGIALAGDDRFTLVVRDTGIGIRPENVPRLFREFEQLDDSYSRSYQGTGLGLALTRKIVEMQGGTITVESVFGRGSSFIVTLPRVMKGENPTS, translated from the coding sequence ATGAAACCGATCCCCTCTTCCCTTTCCACCTGGCTCCCCTCGGCGCGCATGGCGCGGCTGCGGGAGGAGGCCAAGCGGTGGATCCCCTTCGGCGGCGGTGTGGCAAGCCTCGTCATCGGCCTCTTCTTCCTGGCCGCCTGGCATGCCTCGGGCGAGGGGATCTTCCACCGGTTCCCGCTGGCCCCGATGAAGTACAACACGGCGCTCTGCCTCGGCTTCTGCGGCGCGGCGCTCGCGTTCCTCGGGCTGCGGCGCGACGGCCGCCCCGCCCCGTGGGTCGGCTGGCTCGGCTGGCTCGTCGTCGGGATCGGGGCGCTCTCGGCGCTCGAATACCTCTTGGGCCGGGACTTCGGAATCGACCGCGCGGTCTTCGACGCCCCCGACCTCCCGGGCGAGCTCTTTCCCGACCGGATGTCCCTCCTCACCGCCGTCTGCTTCGTCCTTCTCGGCGCCGCCCTCGGCCTCTGCGGTCGGCCTATCTCCAGCCTGTCGCCCCGGCGCTACGCCACCGTCGGCATCCTGAGCTGCATCGTCGGGGTTGTCGTCAGCATGAGCCTCGTCGGCTATCTCTTCGGGATCAAGCCGACGACCGGCTGGGGCGTCTACGCCCGGATGTCGGGCTACGCCACGCTGGCGCTCTTCCTCTGCAGCGGCGGCCTCCTCGTCTGGGCGGGCCGGGGCGCGCGGCGGATCGGCCACGACTTTATCCGGTGGCTCCCGGCGACGGGCTCGCTGACGCTGATGGCGATGATCGCGCTGATCTGCGCCACCGGCTTCGCGCAGCTGCAGGATTCGTTCAAGATCCGCCGCCACAGCAACGAGGTCCTCACCGTCGCCCAGACCTTCCGGGCCGACATCTTCGACATCCAGCGCGGCATGCGGGGCTACGCCCTCACCGGGCAGCCCGCCCTCCAGGAAATCTACCTGCAGGGGGCGGAACACGCCGAGGAGCACCTGGGGAAGCTCACCCTGCTGGTGGGGGACAACCCCGGCCAATTGCAGCGCCTCGCGCCGATCCCCGGCGAGCTGGCCGAGATGATCGCCTACGCGAAGCGGATGATCGCGGTCCGGGACCGGGAGGGGATCTCCGGGATCGTCCGCCTCGAGTCGGACGGCGTCGGCTTCCACGCGATCAACCGGTTCCTGGCCGACATGAAGCTCTTCACCGACGAGGAAAACCGCCTCCTCGTCGAGCGGCGGACGGAGGGCGAGGGCCACTTCCAGCAGACGGTCCACCTCCTCCTCTTCGGCTGCGCGATGGCGGCGGCGCTGCTGGTGCTGGCCCACGCCCTCACCGACCGCGAGGCGCGCCGCCGCCGCCAGACCGAGGACGCGCTGCGGACCGTCTCGGAGCGGTTCGCCCTCGCCGCCGACGCCTCCCAGACCGGCGTCTGGGACCTCGACCTCCGGACGCGGCGCGTCATGTGGGACAGGCGGATGTTCGCGATCTACGGCTGCCCGGAGCGCGAGGGGATGCCCCTCGACCGGGACGAATGGGCGAGCCGGGTCGTCCCCGAGGACCTCGACGCGACCATGGCCGGGATGCGCCGGGTGATCGAGGAGAAGGGCCGGGGCGACACCGAGTTCCGCATCCGCCTCCCCGACGGCACCGTCCGCCACATCTACATGGCCGAGGCGGTCCGCCTCGACGCCGCGGGCAACGTCACCAACCTCATCGGGGTGAACATCGACGTCACCGAGCGGAAGCGGATGGAACTCGCCCTCCACGAGAAGAACGTCGAGCTGGAGAACGCGGCGGCGGCGAAGAACCGCTTCCTCGCGAACATGTCGCACGAGCTGCGGACGCCGCTCAACTGCATCATCGGCTTCTCGGAACTCCTCGTCGACGGCCTCCCCGGCGAGGTGAACGAGGAGCAGAGGGAGTATCTGGGGGACATCCTCACGAGCAGCAACCACCTCCTCCAGCTGATCAACGACGTCCTCGACCTGGCGAAGGTCGAGTCGGGGAAGATCGACCTCGCGCCCGAGACCTTCTCCCTCCCCGAGGCGATCGAGCGGGTCCGCTCCGTCGTCTATCCGATCGTCCGCAAGAAGCGGATCGAACTCACCTCGTCGATCGCCCCCGGCCTCGATAAGGTGACCCTCGATCCCCGGAAATTCCGGCAGGTCCTCTACAACCTCCTCTCGAACGCGGTGAAGTTCACCCCTGCCGACGGGTGCGTCGACATCGGGATCGCCCTCGCCGGGGACGACCGCTTCACCCTCGTCGTCCGCGACACCGGGATCGGCATCCGCCCCGAGAACGTCCCCCGGCTTTTCCGGGAATTCGAGCAGCTCGACGACAGCTATTCCCGCTCCTACCAGGGGACCGGCCTCGGCCTCGCCCTCACCCGGAAGATCGTCGAGATGCAGGGCGGGACGATTACCGTGGAAAGCGTTTTTGGCCGGGGAAGTTCCTTTATTGTCACCCTGCCCCGGGTTATGAAGGGGGAAAATCCGACCTCATGA
- a CDS encoding response regulator, which yields MENPFVLYVEDEPDDVVFMRLAFKKVGADERLHVLDDGQKAIDYLREAARAGRPPALILLDLNLPTVSGFDVLIWIRNQERLRHLPVLIFSSSGRIEDRVRAKDLGADDYALKPMSLAHFVGLAEEIVRQWLKPKADAAPPVTPPSRS from the coding sequence ATGGAGAATCCCTTTGTCTTGTACGTCGAGGACGAGCCCGACGACGTCGTCTTCATGCGCCTCGCCTTCAAGAAGGTCGGGGCCGACGAGCGCCTCCACGTCCTCGACGACGGGCAGAAGGCGATCGATTACCTGCGGGAGGCCGCGCGGGCCGGACGGCCCCCCGCGCTGATCCTCCTCGACCTCAACCTGCCGACCGTCTCCGGCTTCGACGTCCTGATCTGGATCCGCAACCAGGAGCGCCTCCGCCATCTCCCCGTCCTCATCTTCTCCTCCTCGGGCCGGATCGAGGACCGGGTCCGCGCGAAGGACCTGGGGGCCGACGATTACGCCCTGAAGCCGATGTCCCTCGCCCACTTCGTCGGCCTGGCGGAGGAGATCGTGCGGCAATGGCTGAAGCCGAAGGCCGACGCGGCGCCCCCGGTCACTCCGCCCAGCCGCTCGTGA
- a CDS encoding GAF domain-containing sensor histidine kinase, whose translation MIAPAPVAASASSARFTRADAISIALFVVTVGLMGYIRLYLFEYRSVSLTYALPMLLCLWHKDRRLLWAMAAAFAAMSTYKTWVILAPVDTNDWIQWAMQMANLVIIGAVLHKMIAQTAVLRRANEELVAREEEISSQNEEMHTQSEELAQQNEEMQQQGEELQTFATQLERREAMLHMLLQSLTTPEGDLAVLKRICDSALGILDGAAATAAIIEKVGDQLIVRAHAGDPIPEDPIPYAHSFAAVVMEENRVAFVADLADRPDLRLQSAGARSILAAPLHSHGRPIGAVKFFSSSPRPWTSDQFRVIEWVAAQSSLILEIVRLHEELSRANTGLETLVRVRTAKLHELVEELEHFSYTITHDMRAPLRAMQGFSEILCEAEGLTQQDRNDYLGRIITAASRMDRLITDALSYNKAVREELILEAIDPARLLREMIESYPEFHPMRLKVTIGGPLPAVRANAAGLTQCFSNLLANGAKFVIKDRFPEIRVDAGPGETEGTVRLRFADNGIGIAPEMIPKIFGMFHRGSREYEGTGVGLALVRKVVERMGGKVGVESKPGEGSLFWIELSRAEA comes from the coding sequence ATGATCGCTCCCGCTCCCGTTGCCGCTTCCGCCTCCTCCGCCCGGTTCACGCGGGCCGACGCGATCTCGATCGCCCTCTTCGTCGTCACCGTCGGCCTGATGGGGTACATCCGGCTCTACCTCTTCGAGTACCGGTCGGTCTCCCTGACCTACGCCCTGCCGATGCTCCTCTGCCTCTGGCACAAGGACCGCCGCCTGCTCTGGGCGATGGCCGCGGCCTTCGCGGCGATGAGCACCTACAAGACCTGGGTCATCCTCGCCCCCGTCGACACGAACGACTGGATCCAGTGGGCGATGCAGATGGCGAACCTCGTCATCATCGGCGCGGTCCTCCACAAGATGATCGCCCAGACCGCCGTCCTCCGGCGGGCGAACGAGGAGCTCGTCGCCCGCGAGGAGGAGATCAGCAGCCAAAACGAGGAGATGCACACCCAGAGCGAGGAGCTGGCCCAGCAGAACGAGGAGATGCAGCAGCAGGGCGAGGAACTCCAGACCTTCGCGACCCAGCTGGAGCGGCGGGAGGCGATGCTCCACATGCTCCTCCAGTCCCTCACCACGCCCGAGGGGGACCTCGCCGTGCTGAAGCGGATCTGCGACTCGGCCCTCGGCATCCTCGACGGCGCGGCGGCGACGGCGGCGATCATCGAGAAGGTCGGCGACCAGCTGATCGTCCGCGCCCACGCCGGCGACCCGATCCCCGAGGACCCGATCCCCTACGCCCATTCCTTCGCCGCCGTCGTGATGGAAGAGAACCGCGTCGCCTTCGTCGCCGACCTCGCCGACCGCCCCGACCTCCGGCTCCAGAGCGCCGGGGCGCGCTCGATCCTCGCCGCCCCGCTCCACAGCCACGGCAGGCCGATCGGCGCGGTGAAGTTCTTCTCCTCCTCGCCCCGCCCGTGGACCTCCGACCAGTTCCGCGTCATCGAGTGGGTCGCGGCCCAGTCCTCCCTGATCCTCGAGATCGTCCGGCTCCACGAGGAGCTCTCCCGGGCGAACACGGGCCTCGAGACGCTGGTGCGGGTCCGCACGGCGAAGCTCCACGAGCTCGTCGAGGAGCTGGAACACTTCTCCTACACCATCACCCACGACATGCGCGCCCCGCTCCGCGCGATGCAGGGATTCTCCGAGATCCTCTGCGAGGCCGAGGGCCTCACCCAGCAGGACCGGAACGATTACCTGGGCCGGATCATCACCGCCGCCAGCCGGATGGACCGGCTGATCACCGACGCCCTCAGCTACAACAAGGCCGTCCGCGAGGAGCTGATCCTCGAGGCGATCGATCCCGCCCGCCTCCTGCGCGAGATGATCGAATCCTATCCCGAGTTCCACCCCATGCGGCTGAAGGTGACGATCGGGGGGCCGCTCCCCGCCGTCCGGGCGAACGCGGCGGGCCTCACCCAGTGCTTCTCCAACCTCCTGGCGAACGGGGCGAAATTCGTCATCAAGGACCGCTTCCCCGAGATCCGGGTCGACGCCGGGCCGGGCGAGACGGAGGGGACCGTCCGGCTCCGGTTCGCCGACAACGGCATCGGCATCGCGCCCGAGATGATCCCGAAGATCTTCGGCATGTTCCACCGCGGCAGCCGCGAGTACGAGGGGACCGGCGTCGGCCTGGCGCTGGTGCGGAAAGTCGTCGAGCGGATGGGCGGCAAGGTCGGCGTCGAGTCGAAGCCGGGCGAGGGAAGCCTCTTCTGGATCGAGCTGAGCCGGGCGGAAGCGTAG
- a CDS encoding CheR family methyltransferase yields MQDLSHICFLGVDGGVDGAAIDTAAPGRRRARWTSGAALVSRRREQAEVEADPFLIWLLERFDLEAAAYRAPALQRRLAACLRQLRVPSGADARALLVRRPDLAPKALGAVLIGMSGFFRDRPVFDALRDLALPALLDDCADRADRSGIGVCSVGASDGQELYSVAFLLHELGALSDAGRLVGIDRRSEAVERARRGIYEAREVAPLEPAVRDRFFVGKENRFRVRDEIARRLEWRIGNALHPRRDESWDLILFRNVSIYLTDAAATAAWTALHAQLNPGGFLVTGKAEIPPPHLALQKIAPSLYRKGIRP; encoded by the coding sequence GTGCAGGACCTCTCCCACATCTGCTTCCTTGGTGTCGATGGCGGTGTCGATGGCGCCGCTATCGACACCGCCGCGCCGGGCCGTCGGCGGGCACGGTGGACTTCCGGTGCGGCGCTGGTCTCCCGCCGCCGGGAGCAGGCTGAGGTCGAGGCCGATCCCTTCCTGATCTGGCTCCTCGAACGCTTCGACCTCGAGGCCGCCGCCTACCGCGCCCCGGCGCTCCAGCGGCGGCTCGCCGCCTGCCTGAGGCAGCTCCGGGTTCCCTCGGGGGCCGATGCCCGGGCGCTCCTCGTCCGCCGTCCCGACCTCGCCCCGAAGGCCCTCGGCGCGGTCCTGATCGGGATGAGCGGCTTCTTCCGCGACCGCCCCGTCTTCGACGCCCTGCGGGACCTCGCCCTTCCCGCGCTTTTGGACGATTGTGCCGATCGGGCCGACCGATCCGGGATCGGCGTCTGCAGCGTCGGCGCTTCCGACGGGCAGGAGCTCTATTCGGTCGCCTTCCTCCTTCACGAGCTCGGGGCGCTCTCCGACGCCGGCCGCCTCGTCGGCATCGATCGCCGGAGCGAGGCGGTCGAGCGGGCCCGCCGGGGGATCTACGAGGCGCGGGAAGTCGCCCCGCTCGAGCCCGCCGTCCGGGACCGCTTCTTCGTCGGGAAAGAGAACCGCTTCCGGGTCCGCGACGAGATCGCGCGGCGGCTCGAATGGCGGATCGGGAACGCCCTCCATCCCCGCCGGGACGAGTCATGGGACCTCATCCTCTTCCGCAACGTCTCCATCTACCTCACCGACGCCGCCGCGACCGCCGCGTGGACGGCGCTCCACGCCCAGCTGAATCCCGGCGGCTTCCTCGTCACCGGCAAGGCCGAGATCCCGCCGCCCCATTTGGCGCTCCAGAAAATCGCCCCCTCCCTCTATCGCAAAGGAATCCGTCCATGA